A genomic region of Mus musculus strain C57BL/6J chromosome 7, GRCm38.p6 C57BL/6J contains the following coding sequences:
- the Zfp780b gene encoding zinc finger protein 780B isoform X2, with protein sequence MLQENKIFLLFHFLSDLETDYDAENISPENPINNKKFLKQSIKQLITFDPKDSSTSIGPNYSTFHGLQDCQSDAGQQITNKEGVPPHTCQTLAHNTEKPYECKECGKCFGCRSTLTQHQSIHTGEKPYECEECGKAFRLPQQLTRHQKSHSGEKPFECNECGKAFHLPDLLKYHKTIHTGEKPFECRECGKSFNRVSNLVAHRIIHADVKPYKCSECGKAFKRRSNLVQHQKTHSDERPFQCKDCGKGFIVLAQLTRHQNIHTGEKSFECHECGKAFRLPQQLTRHQKSHSGEKPFKCNECGKAFHLPDLLKYHKTIHTSTKPFECRECGKSFHRISNLVEHRLIHADVKPHKCNECGKAFKRSKSLMQHQKIHSGERPFQCQECGKAFIVLTHLTRHQTIHTGEKSFECNECGKKFRTATHLVMHQTIHTGEKPFECNVCGKAFRLQVYLSEHQKIHIEEKPFKCKLCGSAFRRKYQLNEHYTIHTDEKPYQCKECGKCFRQRSNFTEHQSIHTGNKPFECKECGKFFRLNTLLIRHQKSHSSERPYKCKECGKAFHLPSELNNHQIVHTSNRPFECKVCGKSFKRESTLIQHSVIHGGVKSYECNECGKAFIHRSSLFHHRKIHSDEKPFKCQECGKAFVVLAYLTRHQSIHTGEKSFECQQCGSAFRYKSQLSKHQRSHTDVKLFQCMEGGNDFVHGTNLSIHQGIHTSENPFQCNEYGEAFKYHYQFPWTF encoded by the coding sequence ATGTTACAGGAAAATAAGATATTcttgctttttcattttctttcagacTTGGAGACAGATTATGATGCTGAAAATATATCTCCAGAAAAtcctattaataataaaaaattcctCAAACAGAGCATAAAGCAATTAATAACTTTTGACCCTAAGGACTCTAGTACTAGTATTGGCCCCAACTATAGTACATTCCATGGACTACAGGATTGTCAGAGTGATGCTGGTCAACAGATTACTAACAAGGAAGGAGTGCCTCCTCACACCTGCCAGACTCTTGCTCACAATACAGAAAAACCATATGAATGTAAAGAGTGTGGGAAGTGCTTTGGTTGTAGGTCAACTCTTACTCAGCATCAGagtattcatactggagagaagccctatgaatgtgaGGAGTGTGGGAAGGCCTTCAGACTCCCCCAACAGCTCACAAGGCATCAGAAGTCTCACAGTGGTGAGAAACCTTTCGagtgtaatgaatgtggaaaGGCTTTTCATCTTCCTGACCTGCTCAAGTACCATAAAACCATTCATACAGGTGAAAAACCATTTGAATGCAGGGAATGTGGGAAGTCCTTCAACCGTGTCTCCAACCTTGTTGCACATAGGATTATCCATGCTGATGTGAAACCATACAAATGTAgtgagtgtgggaaagcctttaagCGTCGCTCAAACCTCGTGCAACATCAGAAAACTCATTCTGATGAGAGACCCTTTCAGTGTAAGGACTGTGGGAAGGGCTTCATTGTTCTGGCTCAGCTCACAAGGCACCAGAacattcacactggagagaagtcATTTGAATGTCATGAATGTGGGAAGGCCTTCAGACTCCCCCAACAGCTCACAAGACATCAGAAGTCTCACAGTGGTGAGAAACCtttcaaatgtaatgaatgtggaaagGCTTTTCATCTTCCTGACCTGCTCAAGTACCATAAAACCATTCATACAAGTACAAAACCATTTGAATGCAGGGAATGTGGGAAGTCCTTCCATCGCATCTCTAACCTTGTTGAACATAGGCTTATTCATGCTGATGTGAAACCACACAAGTGTAatgagtgtgggaaagcctttaaaAGAAGCAAAAGCCTCATGCAACATCAGAAAATCCATTCTGGTGAGAGACCCTTTCAGTGCCAGGAGTGTGGGAAGGCCTTCATTGTTCTGACTCATCTCACTCGGCACCAGAccattcatactggagagaagtcATTTGAATGTAACGAATGTGGCAAGAAATTCAGAACTGCCACACACCTTGTTATGCACCAGACTATTCACACTGGTGAGAAACCCTTTGAATGCAATGTATGTGGGAAGGCTTTTCGGCTTCAGGTATACCTTTCTGAGCATCAGAAAATTCACATTGAAGAAAAACCCTTCAAGTGTAAGCTCTGTGGGTCAGCCTTCAGACGTAAGTACCAACTTAATGAACATTACACAATTCACACTGATGAGAAACCCTATCAGTGCAAGGAATGTGGCAAATGCTTTCGTCAAAGATCAAATTTTACTGAACATCAGAGTATTCACACTGGAAACAAACCCTTTGAGTGTAAAGAATGTGGGAAGTTCTTTAGACTCAATACACTTCTCATTCGTCATCAGAAATCTCACAGTAGTGAGAGACCTTATAAGTGTAAAGAATGTGGAAAGGCTTTCCATCTTCCCAGTGAACTTAATAACCATCAAATTGTCCATACAAGTAACAGACCCTTTGAGTGCAAGGTATGTGGGAAGTCCTTCAAGCGTGAATCCACTCTCATTCAACATAGTGTTATTCATGGTGGTGTGAAATCATATGAATGTAATGAGTGTGGGAAAGCTTTTATTCATCGCTCAAGCCTGTTCCACCATCGGAAAATTCATTCTGATGAGAAACCGTTTAAGTGTCAGGAGTGTGGAAAGGCCTTCGTTGTTCTGGCGTACCTCACTCGGCACCAGAGcatccacactggagagaaatCATTTGAATGTCAGCAGTGTGGGTCAGCCTTCAGATACAAGTCCCAACTCAGTAAACATCAGAGAAGTCATACTGATGTGAAACTCTTTCAGTGCATGGAAGGTGGAAATGACTTTGTCCACGGAACGAACCTTAGTATTCATCAGGGAATCCATACCAGTGAGAATCCCTTTCAATGTAATGAATATGGGGAAGCTTTTAAATACCATTACCAGTTTCCTTGGACGTTTTAG